Genomic window (Enterobacteriaceae bacterium 4M9):
ACCTGCATGATGGCATCACCCGCTTCCTTCGCAATCTGGCAAATGTTCTCTAGCATCGTTCCACCTCTTAGTGTCTCGCCACAATCACGCACCGCGAAAGGGGTTAACGCTTTGTTTTATTGACCGAGTTTTATATCTCATTACGCCGGGCTGCGCTATCTGTGAAGCGATTCCGGTTTACGGCTTTCAGAATCTGGCACCATTCTCTGTTCTGAATGAAACGGATAATGAGATACAGCGTTTTTTGTGGCGCAGCTCTGAAAAGGACATTAATGATGATTAAGTTTAGTGCAACGCTTCTGGCCATGCTGGTTAGCGCGGGCGCGCAGGCCGCAACGGTGGATTTACGTATTCTTGAAACCAGCGATCTGCACAGCAATATGATGGACTTTGATTATTACAAAGATGCGCCCAGCGAACGCTTCGGACTGGCGCGCACGGCAAGCCTTATCAAGGCCGCCCGAGCAGAAGTCGCCAACAGCGTGCTGGTGGACAACGGCGATTTGATTCAGGGCAGCCCGCTGGGTGACTACACCGCAGCAAAAGGTTTGAAAAACGGCGAGATTCATCCGGTTTATAAGGCGATGAATACGCTTGATTACACGGTCGGCAATCTCGGCAACCACGAATTCAATTACGGGCTGGACTACCTGCATACCGCGCTGGCAGGGGCGCATTTTCCATACATCAACGCCAATATCATCGACAGCGCCACCGGCAAACCGATGTTCACACCGTACCTGATTAAAGAAACTCAGGTGAAAGACCGCGAGGGCAAAACCCAAAGCCTGCGCATTGGTTATCTCGGGCTGGTGCCGCCACAGATAGCGACCTGGGACAAAGCCCACCTCAGCGGCAAAGTTACCGTCGGCGATATCACCGAAACCGCACGCCAGTATGTGCCGAAGATGCTGCGTGAAGGCGCGGACCTGATTATTGTCATTGCCCATTCCGGGCTGTCTGCCGAACCTTACCGCGCCATGGCCGAGAACTCGGTGTATTACTTAAGCCAGGTGCCCGGTGTGGATGCCGTTCTGTTCGGCCATGCGCACGCGGTCTTTCCAGGTAAAGACTTTGCCAACATTCCTGGTGCCGATATTGTAAAAGGCACGCTCAATGGCGTACCGGCGGTGATGCCCGGCATGTGGGGCGATCATCTCGGCGTGGTGGATCTGGTGTTGAATAACGACAGCGGCAGCTGGAAGCGGACTGATGCGCGCGCACAAGCGCGGCCGATTTTTGATAAAACCGCGAAGCAGTCGCTCGCCGCTCAGGATAACGCTCTGGCTCAACTGTTGGCTCACGATCACGACGCGACACGCGAGTTTGTCGGCAAGCCCATCGGCAAATCTGCCGACGACATGGTGAGCTACCTGGCGCTGGTGCAGGACGACCCGACCGTGCAGGTGGTGAATAACGCCCAGCGTGCCTGGGTTGAACGCCACATTCAGGGCGATCCGGATCTGCAAAACCTGCCCGTGCTCGCCGCTGCGGCACCGTTTCGCGCCGGGGGCCGCAAAAACGATCCCACCGGCTATGTGGAAGTGGCCAAAGGCCCGCTGACGTACCGCAACGCCGCCGATCTTTATATTTACTCCAACACGCTGGCGGTAGTGAAAGTGAACGGTCAGCAGCTTAAAGAGTGGCTGGAATGCTCAGCGGGAATGTTTAACCAGATAGACGTCACGCAAAGCAAACCGCAATCGCTGCTGAACTGGGAAGGCTTTCGTACCTATAACTTTGACGTGATCGACGGCGTCAATTACCAGATTGATATCACGCAACCTGCCCGTTACGACGGAGAATGCCAGCAGGTAAATCCACAGGCACAGCGCATTACGGCACTGAGCTATAACGGCAAGCCGGTTGACCCGCAGGCGATATTTCTGGTTGCGACCAATACCTATCGCGCTTACGGCGGCAAATTTGCCGGTACCGGTGAACAGAACGTGGTGATCGCCGCGCCTGATGAAAACCGCGCCATTGTTGCCGCCTGGATTGCCGACGAGTCGCGTAAAAGCGGTGAGATCCATCCGGCAGCCGACAATAACTGGCGCTTTAGCCCCATCGCGAGCAAAACGGCGCTCGATATCCGCTTTGAAACCTCACCTTCGGCCCGGGCCGCAGAGTTTATCCGGGCTCAGGCGCAGTATCCGATGACGTTAACCGGCACGGACGATATCGGTTTTGCCGTATACCGGCTGGATTTACGCAAGCCTTAAGCGGCTTGCCTCCCGCCACAGGCGGGAGGCAACGCTCGTCACGTTAATGTTCAGGTTGCACACAGCAGGTAAGGTATGACAGCGAAAGCTCGCTTTCTTAAAAAACTCCAGGCCCAGCAGCCCCAGAGTGGCTCGTTTACCCATAAAGGCCAGACAGATATTGCCGCGTTCCGCCAGAGAATGACTCACCTTCAGGGCGAGATAGCGGAGTGGCTGACAGACACCGGGATCCAGACTGAAAAGACGTCCGTCACGTTAATTGAATTACTCATTGGCGGCAGGCCGTTTTCTGTGCCCGGTATTCTGCTGCGCTATCAAAACAGAACGGTGAAATTTATACCGGCGTTTTTGTACGGACAGGGCGTGACAGGATGCGTTGAGGTCAGCCTGTGCGTTGACAACAACATGACGGCGCTGTGTCGCCTGTACATGCGCTCAGGGCAGGACACGAACTGGCGCTACAGCCTGCCTGATGCGCCCGGCGGGCGCAGCGCGTTTTGTGAAGACGCGTTCTTCGAGATTATTGAACCGCTGCTGCCATAAAGGCGCCTCACGCCGTCTTTATTGCCCTGGTACGGTACATGAAGGCAAGCGTTCTGCCCGACATCCTCTCTCCCTTTACGCTGCGGGCTGCGGGCGCGCAGCCATTACCTGCGGCAGGTTTATCTCAATCCAGTCTGCCAGCGCGGCCACTTTTTCG
Coding sequences:
- a CDS encoding bifunctional 2',3'-cyclic-nucleotide 2'-phosphodiesterase/3'-nucleotidase; this translates as MIKFSATLLAMLVSAGAQAATVDLRILETSDLHSNMMDFDYYKDAPSERFGLARTASLIKAARAEVANSVLVDNGDLIQGSPLGDYTAAKGLKNGEIHPVYKAMNTLDYTVGNLGNHEFNYGLDYLHTALAGAHFPYINANIIDSATGKPMFTPYLIKETQVKDREGKTQSLRIGYLGLVPPQIATWDKAHLSGKVTVGDITETARQYVPKMLREGADLIIVIAHSGLSAEPYRAMAENSVYYLSQVPGVDAVLFGHAHAVFPGKDFANIPGADIVKGTLNGVPAVMPGMWGDHLGVVDLVLNNDSGSWKRTDARAQARPIFDKTAKQSLAAQDNALAQLLAHDHDATREFVGKPIGKSADDMVSYLALVQDDPTVQVVNNAQRAWVERHIQGDPDLQNLPVLAAAAPFRAGGRKNDPTGYVEVAKGPLTYRNAADLYIYSNTLAVVKVNGQQLKEWLECSAGMFNQIDVTQSKPQSLLNWEGFRTYNFDVIDGVNYQIDITQPARYDGECQQVNPQAQRITALSYNGKPVDPQAIFLVATNTYRAYGGKFAGTGEQNVVIAAPDENRAIVAAWIADESRKSGEIHPAADNNWRFSPIASKTALDIRFETSPSARAAEFIRAQAQYPMTLTGTDDIGFAVYRLDLRKP